One genomic segment of Deltaproteobacteria bacterium includes these proteins:
- a CDS encoding diaminopimelate epimerase yields the protein MKSISFKKMHGSGNDFILIDNREGNLKDSQWPDLAVRLCRRKFGVGADGLIIIENSRRADFKWHFFNADGSRAEMCGNGGRCAARFACMTGIAPRKLSFETEAGIVHAEVRESTVRLQLPQPKDLKLDIPVKIGGKTLILHCLNTSVPHAVYFTPDLESVPVLEWGRLIRFASRFQPAGTNADFIQISNRNNILIRTYERGVENETMACGTGAVAGAILSACKELTESPVNVKTRGGEVLTVRFHLDGQEVRDVFLEGETVLVYSGQIERNIFS from the coding sequence ATGAAATCCATCTCTTTTAAAAAAATGCACGGGAGTGGAAATGATTTCATCCTGATAGACAACCGGGAAGGCAATTTAAAAGACTCCCAATGGCCTGATCTGGCTGTACGTCTGTGCAGGCGTAAGTTTGGAGTGGGAGCAGACGGGCTCATAATAATTGAGAATTCCCGCAGGGCGGATTTCAAATGGCATTTTTTCAATGCCGATGGCAGCCGGGCAGAGATGTGCGGAAACGGCGGGCGTTGCGCAGCCCGATTCGCTTGCATGACAGGCATTGCCCCGCGGAAACTCAGTTTTGAAACAGAGGCGGGAATCGTACACGCAGAAGTCAGGGAATCCACTGTAAGGCTTCAGCTTCCACAACCGAAGGACCTCAAGCTTGACATACCGGTGAAAATAGGCGGCAAAACACTTATTCTCCATTGCCTGAACACCAGCGTACCCCATGCGGTATATTTTACGCCGGACCTGGAATCAGTCCCTGTATTAGAGTGGGGACGGCTCATAAGGTTTGCTTCCCGCTTTCAGCCCGCAGGTACTAATGCCGACTTCATCCAGATATCCAACAGAAACAATATCCTGATCCGGACCTATGAACGTGGAGTCGAGAATGAGACCATGGCATGCGGTACCGGGGCAGTGGCCGGTGCCATACTTTCCGCCTGCAAAGAACTGACAGAGAGCCCGGTCAACGTAAAGACACGTGGTGGCGAAGTGCTGACTGTCCGCTTCCATTTGGATGGGCAAGAGGTCAGGGATGTCTTTCTCGAAGGTGAAACGGTTCTGGTCTACTCGGGACAAATTGAAAGGAATATATTTTCTTGA
- the lysA gene encoding diaminopimelate decarboxylase encodes MNHFNYKGKELYCEDVPVKEIARKVKTPFYLYSSAALKRHFNAFDRALSGHPHLICFAVKANSNMAVLNLLGKLGAGADIVSGGELHRALKAGIPADRIVYSGVGKTEKEIREAASADILMFNVESMEELDAISRQARRLKCRVRISFRVNPDVDPNTHPYISTGLKKNKFGLPISQALEAYYVASDRDELEVVGIDFHIGSQLTRIEPFVDAIRRIKPLLQELDASGIRLKFIDVGGGLGIRYRDETPPEPDAYARALLSEVKDLPHCLIVEPGRSIAGNAGILVTKILYIKETEGKRFYIVDAAMNDLARPGLYEAYHEILPVIKTDTHLHPADIVGPICETGDFLARERPMPELNQGSLLAVMSAGAYGFTMSSNYNSRPRASEVMVRDGHFKLIRKRETYASLLRGETIW; translated from the coding sequence ATGAATCACTTCAATTATAAAGGCAAAGAGCTGTACTGCGAAGATGTACCTGTAAAGGAGATAGCCAGGAAGGTAAAGACTCCTTTCTATCTGTACAGCTCAGCTGCCCTGAAACGTCACTTCAATGCCTTTGACAGGGCACTTTCCGGGCACCCGCACCTGATATGCTTTGCCGTCAAGGCGAACAGCAATATGGCTGTATTAAATCTCTTGGGGAAATTGGGAGCCGGCGCTGACATCGTCTCGGGAGGGGAGCTTCACCGGGCACTCAAAGCGGGAATTCCGGCAGACAGGATAGTATACTCCGGTGTGGGTAAGACCGAAAAGGAGATCCGCGAGGCTGCAAGTGCGGATATCCTCATGTTTAATGTGGAGTCTATGGAAGAGCTTGATGCCATCTCCAGACAGGCACGACGTCTTAAATGCCGTGTCAGGATCTCCTTCAGGGTAAATCCTGATGTGGATCCTAATACCCATCCATATATCTCCACAGGCCTTAAAAAAAACAAGTTCGGACTACCCATATCCCAGGCCCTCGAAGCCTATTACGTTGCATCGGACAGAGACGAACTTGAAGTAGTAGGGATCGACTTCCATATAGGCTCACAACTGACTCGGATCGAGCCCTTTGTGGATGCAATAAGGAGAATTAAGCCGTTGCTGCAGGAGCTTGATGCCTCTGGAATAAGACTCAAGTTCATCGATGTTGGTGGAGGCCTTGGCATAAGATACCGGGACGAGACTCCACCCGAGCCTGACGCTTACGCCAGGGCACTCCTGTCTGAGGTCAAGGATCTTCCTCACTGCCTGATTGTAGAGCCTGGACGATCCATCGCCGGCAATGCCGGTATTTTGGTAACAAAAATACTATACATCAAAGAGACTGAAGGAAAGCGGTTTTATATAGTTGATGCCGCCATGAATGACCTTGCCCGTCCCGGTCTATACGAAGCATACCACGAGATCCTGCCTGTAATAAAGACCGATACGCATCTACATCCGGCAGACATAGTGGGGCCCATATGTGAGACAGGGGACTTTCTCGCCAGGGAACGGCCCATGCCGGAGCTTAATCAAGGCAGTTTACTAGCGGTCATGAGCGCCGGGGCTTATGGCTTTACCATGTCTTCCAATTATAACTCAAGGCCAAGGGCTTCAGAAGTCATGGTAAGGGACGGTCACTTCAAATTAATCAGAAAGCGTGAGACCTATGCAAGCCTTTTGCGGGGAGAAACCATTTGGTGA
- the argH gene encoding argininosuccinate lyase: MNEDKKALEKPWGGRFQEATEKMLEEFSASVHYDHRLYRQDIAGSKVHARMLARQGIISDKDAEEIVNGLVEIEEEIASGKFNWSPELEDVHMNIEQALVKRIGEAGKRLHTARSRNDQVAADIRLYLREEIDRLDRLLSLLQKALLHQARTHQDLILPGYTHLQRAQPILWPHHMLAYFEMFSRDRDRLQDCRKRVNICPLGSAALAGTGFPIDREYVAEELGFQGITANSLDAVSDRDFIVEFLAAAGIIMAHLSRMSEELILWTSAEFGFVDLPDGFCTGSSIMPQKKNPDVPELVRGKAGRVYGHLISLLTVIKGLPLAYNRDLQEDKEALFDTVDTVCASVEIMAALVAKLVPRKEHISRIVTQGFLTATDLADYLVKKGMPFRQAHSVVGKAVSHCISRGKELTDLSLEDLKAFSPLIDEDIFKVLSIEGSVEIRRCPGGTAPERVAEALTKTEKKIMRAGK, from the coding sequence ATGAATGAAGATAAGAAGGCATTGGAAAAACCCTGGGGCGGTAGATTCCAGGAGGCCACAGAAAAAATGCTGGAGGAATTTTCAGCCTCTGTCCACTATGACCACAGGCTGTATCGTCAGGACATAGCAGGCAGCAAGGTCCATGCCCGCATGCTGGCAAGACAGGGGATTATCTCGGATAAAGATGCAGAGGAAATTGTTAATGGCCTGGTCGAGATAGAAGAAGAAATAGCGTCAGGAAAATTTAACTGGAGCCCAGAGCTTGAGGATGTACACATGAATATCGAACAGGCCCTGGTCAAGCGCATCGGAGAGGCCGGGAAAAGGCTCCACACTGCCAGAAGCCGTAATGATCAGGTTGCTGCAGATATCAGACTCTACCTGAGGGAAGAAATCGATCGCCTGGATAGACTCCTTTCATTGCTGCAGAAAGCGCTCCTGCACCAGGCAAGGACCCACCAGGACCTGATACTCCCGGGCTACACCCATCTCCAGAGAGCACAGCCCATTCTCTGGCCGCATCACATGCTCGCCTATTTCGAAATGTTCAGCCGCGACAGGGACAGGCTCCAAGACTGCAGAAAGAGAGTAAATATTTGTCCCCTTGGAAGTGCGGCCCTGGCCGGAACCGGTTTCCCGATAGACAGGGAATATGTGGCCGAGGAGTTGGGTTTCCAGGGTATTACTGCTAACAGCCTGGATGCCGTAAGCGACCGGGACTTTATTGTTGAGTTCCTGGCAGCGGCAGGCATTATAATGGCCCATTTGAGCAGGATGTCTGAAGAACTGATTCTGTGGACCTCTGCAGAGTTCGGCTTTGTGGATCTGCCTGACGGCTTCTGTACCGGCTCAAGCATCATGCCCCAGAAAAAGAATCCTGATGTGCCCGAGTTGGTCCGCGGAAAGGCCGGCAGGGTCTATGGCCACCTGATATCTCTTCTCACTGTTATCAAGGGCCTTCCGCTTGCCTACAACAGGGACCTCCAGGAAGACAAGGAGGCGCTTTTCGACACAGTTGATACTGTATGTGCCTCAGTGGAGATAATGGCTGCCCTGGTGGCCAAACTGGTCCCAAGGAAAGAGCATATCTCCCGGATCGTGACACAGGGCTTTCTCACCGCCACGGACCTTGCTGATTACCTTGTGAAGAAAGGAATGCCTTTCAGGCAGGCCCATTCAGTGGTCGGCAAGGCAGTCTCACATTGTATTTCCCGGGGCAAGGAGCTTACTGATCTGAGTCTTGAAGACCTGAAGGCCTTTTCTCCTCTCATCGATGAGGATATATTCAAGGTATTATCAATAGAGGGCTCTGTGGAAATCAGGCGCTGCCCGGGAGGCACAGCACCTGAGCGAGTAGCCGAGGCCCTGACAAAAACAGAGAAAAAGATAATGAGAGCTGGTAAATGA
- a CDS encoding prephenate dehydratase codes for MDNSQYQKLKRLRQRIDKIDAKLVRLLQERLEVAEEIGRTKAESSRQPLDLSREREVIQHILRQNAEKFSPESLRVIFGEIISACRNAQRPARLGYLGPETTFTHMAAARLFGHAPEFVPLWNITEVFEEVERERIDYGVVPVENSVEGTVALTLDGLCDFKVKVCGEVYLPISHDLINQSGRTDSIRRILSHPHALAQCRGWLQRNLRAVPTEEVVSTAQAARWAAVDSSVAAIASPLAARTYNLQTVARHIEDFAGNTTRFLVLGHKCPKPSGKDKTSLLLSLEDRPGSLFKLLEPLAKLGINLTKIQSRPVKNEPWRYLFYVDIAGHIEDPTVQDGIKAIKKGCTFLEWLGSYPMGETTHKNE; via the coding sequence ATGGATAACAGCCAGTATCAAAAACTCAAACGCCTCAGGCAACGGATTGATAAAATAGACGCAAAGCTTGTACGCCTGCTCCAGGAACGCCTGGAGGTGGCAGAGGAAATCGGACGGACTAAGGCTGAATCCTCCCGGCAGCCTCTTGATCTGTCTCGCGAACGGGAAGTCATTCAACACATTCTGAGACAAAATGCCGAAAAATTTTCCCCTGAAAGCCTGAGGGTCATCTTCGGAGAGATCATATCTGCCTGCAGGAACGCACAGCGGCCTGCCAGGCTGGGATATCTCGGCCCCGAGACAACCTTTACCCACATGGCCGCGGCCAGGTTATTCGGCCATGCCCCTGAGTTTGTTCCCCTATGGAACATAACCGAGGTATTTGAAGAGGTAGAACGTGAACGTATTGACTATGGAGTGGTACCAGTAGAAAATTCGGTAGAAGGGACTGTAGCCCTGACCCTGGACGGGCTTTGCGACTTCAAGGTCAAGGTATGCGGGGAAGTCTATCTACCCATCTCCCACGACCTCATCAATCAGAGCGGCAGAACAGACAGTATCCGCCGCATTCTTTCCCATCCCCATGCCTTGGCCCAGTGCAGGGGATGGCTGCAACGTAACTTGCGGGCGGTCCCGACAGAAGAAGTGGTCAGCACTGCCCAGGCGGCCCGCTGGGCAGCGGTTGATTCCTCCGTGGCGGCCATTGCCAGTCCCCTGGCGGCCCGCACATACAACCTTCAAACTGTTGCCAGACACATAGAGGATTTTGCAGGAAATACCACGCGGTTTCTGGTCCTCGGGCATAAATGTCCCAAGCCAAGCGGGAAAGACAAGACCTCCCTGCTCTTAAGCCTTGAGGATCGTCCGGGTTCTCTGTTCAAGTTGCTGGAGCCCCTGGCAAAACTTGGGATAAACCTCACCAAGATACAGTCCAGGCCGGTAAAGAACGAGCCCTGGAGATACCTGTTCTATGTAGATATTGCAGGCCATATAGAAGACCCGACCGTGCAGGATGGAATCAAGGCCATCAAAAAAGGTTGCACCTTTCTGGAATGGCTGGGCTCGTATCCCATGGGGGAAACGACACACAAGAATGAATGA
- a CDS encoding MerR family transcriptional regulator, whose product MPETGKKYYRIGEVSELVGVEPHVLRYWEGEFRQIRTHRVSKQRLYRIEDIALIRRIKTLLYNEGFTIAGARRRIAAEQKTKDSGDRTSELLKEIRHELIAIREIIGPCK is encoded by the coding sequence ATGCCAGAGACGGGGAAGAAATATTACCGGATAGGCGAAGTGAGTGAACTGGTCGGGGTTGAACCCCATGTGCTTCGCTACTGGGAAGGTGAATTTCGCCAAATCCGTACCCACAGGGTTTCAAAACAGCGTCTTTACAGAATAGAAGACATAGCTCTTATAAGGCGCATAAAAACGCTTCTTTATAATGAAGGATTTACTATAGCCGGTGCCAGGAGGCGGATTGCGGCAGAACAAAAGACAAAGGATTCCGGAGACAGGACCAGTGAATTGCTCAAAGAAATCCGGCATGAACTAATTGCTATCAGGGAAATAATCGGCCCATGCAAATAA
- a CDS encoding integration host factor subunit alpha, producing MGTLTKRKIAEAVSNELGYSLRVSLQLVNEIFNQIKASLADGDQVKIVRFGTLRSVKKPARRGTSPVNGEPIIIPPRRTVAFHPSRLLKRIVNARDGEEILPDRRSE from the coding sequence ATGGGGACCTTGACCAAGCGGAAAATCGCTGAAGCAGTCAGCAATGAACTTGGTTATTCCTTGCGTGTCAGCCTGCAACTGGTCAATGAGATCTTCAACCAGATCAAGGCGTCACTGGCCGATGGCGATCAAGTGAAGATCGTAAGGTTTGGTACTCTGCGCAGTGTAAAGAAACCGGCACGCAGAGGAACCAGTCCGGTTAATGGAGAGCCGATTATTATTCCTCCCCGGCGTACAGTGGCTTTCCACCCCAGCCGCTTACTTAAGAGGATCGTAAATGCCAGAGACGGGGAAGAAATATTACCGGATAGGCGAAGTGAGTGA
- a CDS encoding phenylalanine--tRNA ligase subunit beta produces MRILTSWLKEFVQFTVPVETLAEDLTMTGLEVEEMESVYKGLAPVVVCLVDETVPHPQASHLRVCTVVAGEQKFEVVCGAPNVEKGQLAALARPGTVLSDGTTVRSSDIHGIRSDGMLCSESELGIGDDKTGILILEPVPGRRTGDSLVDVLGLKDWVLDIAVTPNRPDCLSVLGVAREVSAIYGIPLSIPQSSNRQIVKSSNRQIPISIEDPDLCGRYTAAVMEGIRIGPSPHWMAMRLQASGIRPINNVVDVTNYVLIELGQPLHAFDLDRLTGPAIEVRTARPGESVRTIDGKHRELRPDMLVIADAEKPVAVAGVIGGAETEVNDDTKRILIESAWFTPIQVRRTSKALKTITESSYRFERGVDPEGVIKALCRTVKLIDQVAGGCLAGEIKDVYPRPYKPRRLSLRPERANKLLGTGIEPGRIAQFLERIGIELGHVDDRKIKGMVPSYRYDLKEEIDLVEEIARLHGFPSIPTRVPSAGIATPAPEPSQGLVNRIKNILSSQGMTEVISYSFMSPEDIKALRLDKDDRRMQMVRIRNPLSDDQSVMRTSLIPSLMGTAARNQAQRNMDLGLFELGTVFYAQGTGELPDEKQKIVALYTGLRHPESWSWPRERVDLFDLKGVLEGLLQALGISGWKTVLETPDDPFYLPGTSARIVWGKNSILGSFGQIDPNVLEFWDINGPVFLFELSFDALETAASRRRKFIPLARYPAVERDIAVIVRDGLSAQDLMEYISAQAPDFLEKVRIFDVYRGKPVPKGSKSIGMRFTYRAPDHTLSDHEVSEVHDPLVRSVLQFYKAKLRD; encoded by the coding sequence ATGCGAATCCTGACCTCCTGGCTCAAAGAATTTGTGCAATTTACAGTGCCCGTAGAGACCTTGGCAGAAGACCTTACCATGACAGGTCTCGAAGTGGAGGAGATGGAGTCTGTCTACAAGGGTCTTGCCCCGGTCGTGGTATGCCTGGTTGATGAGACCGTCCCCCATCCCCAGGCATCGCATTTGCGGGTCTGCACGGTAGTTGCAGGTGAACAGAAGTTTGAAGTGGTTTGCGGGGCCCCTAATGTAGAGAAGGGGCAATTGGCCGCTCTGGCAAGGCCCGGGACAGTGCTGTCCGACGGTACGACCGTCAGGTCTTCCGACATCCATGGGATACGCTCTGATGGAATGCTCTGTTCAGAGTCTGAACTTGGTATCGGCGATGATAAAACAGGGATCCTCATATTGGAGCCGGTCCCTGGACGCAGGACAGGGGACTCCCTTGTGGATGTTCTGGGGCTTAAAGATTGGGTCCTGGATATTGCCGTTACGCCAAACCGCCCTGACTGTCTCAGTGTCCTGGGAGTTGCCAGGGAAGTATCCGCCATATATGGCATCCCTCTATCAATTCCCCAATCGTCAAATCGTCAAATCGTCAAATCGTCAAATCGTCAAATTCCTATCTCCATAGAAGACCCTGATCTGTGCGGCAGATATACGGCTGCCGTAATGGAAGGGATCAGGATCGGCCCTTCCCCTCACTGGATGGCTATGAGGCTGCAGGCCAGTGGCATCAGGCCGATAAACAATGTAGTGGATGTAACCAACTACGTGCTGATTGAACTCGGACAACCGCTCCATGCCTTTGATCTGGACAGATTGACAGGACCGGCTATTGAAGTCAGGACAGCAAGGCCCGGAGAAAGTGTAAGGACCATTGACGGAAAGCACAGAGAGCTGCGGCCGGACATGCTGGTCATTGCAGATGCGGAGAAGCCCGTGGCAGTGGCTGGTGTCATAGGCGGAGCCGAAACCGAAGTCAATGACGACACAAAGCGGATACTCATCGAAAGCGCATGGTTTACTCCAATCCAGGTAAGGAGGACATCCAAGGCCTTAAAGACGATTACAGAGTCATCATACCGGTTTGAGCGGGGTGTTGACCCGGAGGGAGTGATAAAGGCACTTTGCAGGACAGTGAAACTTATTGATCAGGTGGCAGGCGGATGTCTGGCCGGAGAGATCAAGGACGTTTATCCAAGACCTTATAAGCCCAGACGACTGTCTCTTCGCCCCGAAAGGGCCAACAAGCTCCTCGGCACAGGAATTGAGCCCGGACGGATAGCCCAGTTTCTGGAAAGGATCGGTATTGAGCTCGGCCATGTTGACGATAGAAAAATCAAAGGAATGGTGCCTTCATATCGCTATGACCTGAAAGAAGAGATTGATCTGGTAGAAGAGATAGCCAGACTTCACGGCTTTCCGAGTATTCCGACCCGGGTACCCAGTGCCGGAATAGCCACACCGGCCCCGGAACCGTCTCAAGGACTTGTTAACAGGATAAAAAATATCCTTTCATCCCAGGGCATGACCGAGGTGATCTCATACAGTTTTATGTCACCAGAAGATATTAAGGCCTTACGTCTGGACAAGGATGACCGAAGGATGCAGATGGTAAGGATCAGGAATCCCTTGAGCGATGACCAGTCAGTAATGAGGACCAGCCTGATCCCTTCGCTGATGGGGACAGCAGCAAGAAACCAGGCCCAACGGAACATGGACCTTGGTCTTTTTGAACTTGGCACTGTATTTTATGCACAAGGAACGGGCGAGCTTCCCGATGAGAAACAGAAAATAGTCGCCCTGTATACAGGGTTGCGCCATCCTGAATCATGGTCATGGCCCAGGGAGCGGGTAGATCTCTTTGATTTAAAAGGAGTTCTGGAAGGGCTGCTCCAGGCCCTCGGGATCTCCGGGTGGAAAACCGTACTTGAAACACCGGATGATCCTTTTTATCTGCCAGGCACCTCTGCCAGGATAGTATGGGGCAAAAATTCCATCCTGGGCAGTTTCGGGCAAATCGATCCGAATGTTTTGGAATTTTGGGATATAAACGGGCCGGTATTTCTATTTGAGCTCTCTTTTGATGCCCTGGAAACAGCCGCATCCCGGCGACGCAAATTCATTCCTCTTGCCAGGTATCCTGCTGTAGAGAGGGATATCGCGGTAATTGTCCGGGACGGGCTTTCTGCTCAAGATCTCATGGAATATATTTCAGCTCAGGCCCCGGATTTTCTTGAAAAAGTGCGGATATTTGATGTATATAGAGGGAAACCTGTCCCAAAAGGCTCAAAGAGTATAGGCATGCGGTTTACATACAGGGCCCCGGATCATACGCTCTCGGACCATGAAGTCTCAGAGGTACATGACCCACTGGTGCGCTCTGTTCTTCAATTCTATAAGGCAAAGCTGAGGGACTGA
- a CDS encoding phenylalanine--tRNA ligase subunit alpha, translating into MQERLEEIKTQALEAVKSASSEEDLENIRVRVLGRKGELTMVLKAIGKLSAEERPKIGQLANRLKKEIETSINARKEALKDVHIRTFIPELDPTLPGRQRRPGRLHPITQVMNEICYVFERMGFTVAKGPEVELDFFNFEALNIPPDHPARDMQDTFYIDDKVLLRTHTSPVQIRAMKEQRPPMRVIAPGKVYRCDSDVTHTPMFHQVEGLMVDRDVSFAGLKGVLTAFVQQIFDPETSIRFRPSFFPFTEPSAEIDIQCVICRGKGCRICSQTGWLEVLGAGMVHPEVFRHVGYDTERFSGFAFGLGVERIAMLRFGIDDIRLFYDNDLRFLHQF; encoded by the coding sequence ATGCAGGAGCGCCTAGAGGAAATCAAGACCCAGGCCCTTGAAGCCGTAAAATCGGCGTCCAGCGAGGAAGATCTTGAAAATATAAGGGTCAGGGTCCTCGGTCGTAAGGGCGAGCTGACTATGGTTTTAAAGGCCATAGGGAAGCTTTCTGCTGAGGAACGCCCAAAGATCGGACAACTGGCCAACAGGCTCAAGAAAGAGATAGAGACATCCATCAATGCCAGGAAGGAGGCATTAAAGGACGTTCATATCCGCACCTTTATTCCGGAGCTGGACCCCACACTTCCCGGAAGGCAAAGACGGCCCGGCAGATTGCACCCCATCACCCAGGTGATGAATGAAATCTGTTATGTATTTGAAAGGATGGGTTTTACCGTGGCCAAGGGTCCTGAAGTAGAGCTTGACTTTTTCAACTTTGAGGCCCTGAATATCCCTCCTGACCACCCAGCCAGAGACATGCAGGACACGTTTTATATTGATGACAAGGTCCTGCTCCGCACTCATACCTCTCCGGTACAGATACGTGCCATGAAAGAGCAGAGACCTCCGATGCGGGTGATTGCGCCCGGCAAGGTGTACAGGTGCGACTCCGATGTGACCCATACCCCCATGTTCCATCAGGTGGAAGGGCTTATGGTGGACAGGGATGTCTCTTTTGCAGGTCTCAAGGGGGTATTGACCGCCTTTGTCCAACAAATATTTGATCCGGAAACCTCAATACGATTCAGGCCGAGCTTCTTTCCGTTTACAGAACCCAGTGCGGAAATAGACATTCAGTGTGTCATATGCAGAGGCAAGGGCTGCAGGATATGTTCCCAGACCGGCTGGCTGGAGGTGCTGGGAGCCGGCATGGTACATCCGGAAGTATTCAGGCATGTCGGCTACGACACCGAAAGGTTCAGCGGATTTGCATTCGGCCTCGGGGTAGAGCGAATCGCAATGCTCAGATTCGGTATTGACGACATCCGCCTTTTCTATGATAACGACCTGCGCTTTCTTCACCAGTTTTGA
- a CDS encoding 50S ribosomal protein L20: MPRVTRGFKAHRRRKKILKMAKGYRGARRLCFKQAKETVEKGLCYAYRDRRTRKRMFRRLWIIRINAACRLNGTSYSRFIEGISKSGVAVNRKMLADIAVTDSNAFSSLVETAKSA; the protein is encoded by the coding sequence ATGCCACGGGTTACCAGAGGTTTTAAGGCCCATCGTCGTCGCAAGAAGATACTCAAAATGGCCAAAGGCTACAGAGGTGCCAGACGCCTCTGTTTCAAACAGGCAAAGGAGACTGTGGAAAAGGGGCTCTGCTATGCATACAGGGATCGCAGGACCAGGAAGCGCATGTTTCGTCGCCTGTGGATAATCCGCATAAACGCGGCCTGCAGACTGAACGGCACGTCCTATAGCCGTTTTATTGAAGGTATAAGCAAATCAGGGGTTGCCGTAAATCGCAAGATGCTTGCCGATATAGCAGTAACAGACTCCAATGCCTTTTCCTCCCTTGTAGAAACTGCAAAGAGTGCCTGA
- a CDS encoding 50S ribosomal protein L35: MPKTKTRRAAAKRFKKTGTGKFMYRKAGSSHLLSHKTRKRKRVLKNDTEISESRVKSIKRMIPFI, translated from the coding sequence ATGCCAAAGACGAAGACCAGACGCGCTGCTGCCAAGCGTTTCAAAAAGACGGGAACCGGGAAGTTCATGTACAGAAAGGCGGGATCGAGCCATCTATTGAGCCACAAGACACGGAAGCGCAAAAGGGTCCTGAAAAATGATACAGAGATTTCTGAATCAAGGGTCAAATCAATTAAGCGAATGATCCCTTTTATCTGA
- a CDS encoding translation initiation factor IF-3, translated as MAREIPVKVNYRISAKEVRLIGKDGKQLGVVTRNEALAKAEELGLDLVEVAPHAQPPVCRIMDYGKFKYEQSKKAQEARKKQTIIQVKEIKMRPRTDVHDLEVKKKRIRQFIGDGNKVKVTVRFRGRENAYPELGFALIKRIVEEMSDIAVPENVPVKQGPLMHTILAPKD; from the coding sequence ATCGCAAGAGAAATTCCAGTCAAGGTAAATTATCGGATCAGTGCCAAGGAAGTACGACTCATTGGCAAAGATGGGAAGCAACTGGGAGTAGTAACTCGAAATGAGGCCCTGGCCAAGGCAGAAGAACTCGGATTAGACTTAGTGGAAGTAGCACCACATGCCCAGCCACCGGTCTGCCGGATCATGGACTACGGAAAATTCAAGTACGAGCAAAGCAAAAAGGCACAGGAAGCCCGGAAAAAACAGACTATTATTCAGGTCAAAGAAATCAAGATGCGTCCAAGAACGGATGTTCATGACCTTGAGGTAAAAAAGAAGCGAATAAGGCAATTCATAGGTGATGGAAACAAGGTGAAGGTTACAGTGAGATTTCGAGGCCGGGAAAACGCATACCCCGAATTGGGATTCGCTTTGATAAAACGGATCGTGGAAGAGATGTCCGACATCGCCGTCCCTGAAAACGTACCTGTCAAGCAAGGTCCGTTAATGCACACAATACTTGCCCCAAAGGATTGA